The genomic interval TTAGATAAATGTAAAGGAGTGGTACTCCTCatctttacttttattttttataagcttATTTTAAATCCTTGTACATAGGAAAATTACTTATCTCCTgcattcaaaataattgtaaGGATGGTAATTCCTGTATTaggaattcttttttttcttaatcatGTCATTTTGGAGGTACGATTTAGGTCCTCTCCCTTatgtactttttattttaattatcaataaaaCTAATACAGGGTAATTGGGTCTTACAAGAATTTCCAACATTCAATAAAACAAACTATTTAAATCATTgcatttataataaaaaaaacacttaatgAACTCCCTTTGACGCTTTTCTactcattttgaaaataatatatatggaatagaatatttcaaaaataagaaaggttaattattttattactgaaaaacaggaaaggaaaagaaaaacagaaaaaaaaaaggctacgaaaataaaaataaaccaatatatcataatcataataaatgaaaataatatccACAAAATAAAACAGCTTCGGGAAGCCTTTGCTTCAAAAGGCTATCCACAGCTTCTGTGTCTTCCCTTCAAACCCAAACCCAAAAACTTATTATCTTTTTCGTTGTCAACAGCGTAAATTAGAAGGCATGTCGAGAAAAGGAGGAGCTCCCTTGCAAAAGGACGCTCCATGGAGGGCCTCTGCTGGAAAATTCATCCCTAAAATCCACCACTCCCCTGTTTTGCGTCTTGCTCAAACCCCTCATTCCAATTATGCTCTAGCCGTCATGAAGGTCGCCCACCCTTTTATCCCTTCCTTCTTATCTTTATGTCTTTCCTATTTCCTGtctcttttgatttttttttaatttttttaaataaaaatattgggatttttcttttgcagcACCCGGATCCTATAGGAAGTGGGTTAGCGACAGAGGCCATTGTGGAAGCGGCGGGACCCGAATGCATTGTTCCTGGCCAGATTGCACCCGTTAGATTACTTGGTGTGAAGGTATTTTCATTCCTttaggagaagaaaaaaaaagactttttgtctttctttctaTTCTAAATTTTCAGTTTAATGCTCTCATTAAAGTGATAATTTTAATACCAAAATGGTAGTCGTTGATAAATCATCTAATGTGTTATTATCGGAACATTTTTAGATTTCTAACGACTAGCTTAAAAACAACCAGAGAGCATCCTTGTGGCCTGGAGTTTTGGCTATGAAACAGTTGCACTAGTTTAGCTTATTTACTTTATAGTTAGTCATCTTCTAGAAAAGGCTTTGTCTAGggtttttgaagattttgtcTGATGAGACTAGAGGAGTTGTTGCATTGGTTTTAACAAAAAACACTTGTGTAATGTTTGTATGTTGTGTTTGCAACCTTTGCTGCATGATTCTTTATCATCATTCTAATTAACTTTGGCCATACATTGGCTAGTTTAGTcacctctctctttttctagatatatctattttttatgcatccatttgattaaaatttttattttaaactttaaatttcatatttttgaaaGCCTGTAATAACTTATATGTTTGGTCTAATCATTAAGTCATTTGAAGTAATATTTTGGAAAAGGCACCATAAACTCAAAAGATGTACTTTATGTTTCATCTTTAATGTGAAACTTGGTAAACTGTTGGTACCATTTATCTGGCAAAACCATTGTGTCTGATATAGAGatatcttccttttcttatgTCCTTTGGTGTAAACTTTGCCTGGTACACGCATCATCTATTCCTTTTTTCATGTTGACAGGTGTGGCCAATTGAAGTTAACCTGAAATTTTTGGAGCCAGTTGGTAAAGAACTAAAGTTGCTTGGGAAGGTAAAACACCATAGTTCTAGATGCCCTCTCTCAGTCCTCTTAAGCACCCAGACAGATGCACTTATGGCTTTGCTCGCACTTTTAGATAAGGAACTTTTAGTTTTAATGACCTTTTCAGAGTAGAGTTGTCATATACATTTGAAATTGGTCAACATCAGAAAAGTTTTGAAGCTTTGAGATAGAGAAGTTTTGTGtttgaaaaacatttttatgCCAAAATACTTTTACTGGCCTAgttgttcatatatttcttGTCTTTAGGGTTAAGGTTGTTCAGGTGGAAATGAGATTACTCTTGTTTGTCATGCTGTGCCATTTTAAGGCAGTCCAATCTATTGTATTGAATTTTTTCTAGAAATTCAAGTAATAATTTTCATGTAAGACCTACAAGAAGTTCATGTGAAATATGATTGGAAGAATATGAGCTTATGTTCTGCTTGAAACGCAGTGAACTCTTCAATTTAGATGATCAGTCCTGAGGCCTATGGTCTTATGGAGGATTTTAGATGGGGGGAGTCCAAAGCCCATGGTATGGGGAGGGTGGACCTGGAGCTCACAATTTATTGGCAGAAATGGACAGAGGGTTTTGTTGTATGCATAATTTAGATGGTTTTGGCTAGTTCTTTAGATCTTAACATATTTAGAACATTACATACTTGTATTGGATTAGAGTAGAAGATCAGATTTTCAAACTGAGATTTAGCCTCCATgtgtcttttttttcttatattcttGGTTGATtctaaagttttttttttttggtagtgaaaataagcaaaaagAGACTTTATAAATATGGTCTGGTTTCCATACGCCTGAAGTATTGTTTGAGGAAGTACTTTGTATGAGCTTTGGCTATTGTTACTGTNgggtactttttttttcttttttcccttggttaaaagaaaattgctTGTTGACGTGAAATAAGTGAATATGATAAGGGCTCATGATTAATTTGTAAGCTATTGTTAATGCAGTTCATGGATGATGCTGTCAACCTCATGAATAAGTCATTCATTGATCGCTAATGGTTAATGCATTTATGTTACCGAAAGAGGAGGTAGCAGCACATGGGCTTGCAGGCTATTCTGAAGCATTCTTGCTATGAAGAGTTGCAGCATGTAGACGAGCAGAGTGACTGTAAATAAGAAGCTTTTActatataatttcttttttgtcatttttcccCTTAAGAGGTGAAATAGTATAGGTCAGGAGAGATATGTTGGATGATATAAAGAGGCTTTGTTCCTTCTATTTTTTGGGTCATATTATGCTTTTATGGAATTTTCATCTCAGAGTCAGATACTGGTGAGAGTAATGTCTAtgggttttccttcatcaaattgataaaaatggTGTGATTGGAGCTTTCACTTAGTTTGACATGTTACAAATGTTCCACTGAAAAGTTCCATTGATGTGTAATCTATGATGTGCCTGCAGTTGTATCAGTAGTCAACTAATTTAGAAGTAAAGCCAAGGAGCAATGTTTTTCATGTGAAGCTGCGTTAATATTCTTTCTATTCTATAgtggttttttcttcttttttaaagGGGGATTATAGACCCTAAAGTAAGCTTCACAGCAGGGGCTGGGATTCAAACCGCAGCCCTGCAGGTTGGCCAACGTCCTAAAGGGGGTCGGTAAGAGGCTGAGAGCCGTAGGTGCCAAGCTCTATGGCGGCCATGACGACCACCGCACATGTGTAATTAATCTATAACGTGGTGTATGTTTTAAGTATTTCTTCTTCAAGCAGTATCCTTCCCAAAATTCTTTGCTTCATTCATAGAGCTGGCACATCAGTCATCTCCAATAAATGCCTATCAATGCGATAGGTGGCTAAGATGGGGCCATAGCCTTTTAGAAGAATGGCATTTTCCAGGACTTGGAGGGCTTCCACACCAAGGAAGATGCTGGTTAAAGGACAAAAGGGGACAAACTAGGCTGAAGTTTCTCAATGCCTAGAAGCGAAACTACAAGTAAAACCAGGTTATATTCAATGAAGAATGGAAGGGAGAAAAATGTTTAGTTCTTGACCGATGTTTCACAATGCCTTGACAAATAATTAGGATAACACTCTTACCAAGCCGAAGGAAGATGTTACTTCAAGATTCAGATTTTGATATTCTATTTCTTGACTACCTTCTAAATCACTGTCcatatcctttttctttctctttactGATCGGATTACGTTTactgaaataaaatattgcaCTTCTTAACTTTTGTTTTTAGGCAAAGGACTCTAGCCATCTGCTAACATCAAAACGAGAACTTGTAGTTGTTGAAGCAGAGTAGAACCTCTACATATACTGCCAGATATGATGATGCAAAAGGAGATAGAACTTCATCCATTTAAAGACTGTGATTGACCCAATTGGAACCTTACTAGAATGAAATCATGTAAGCCAATTGTGGACTTCCCACATAACTAGTGTTCTCCAGCTATGGTGCCAAGTAAGATTTTCTGGTCACCCttcgttttctttttctaccgcACTTTTTGCCACCTCAGTTCCTCATATAAGAAGACTTGAAACATCCCCCCCTAGTCGTCTgcaacagaaaaaaaaaaatggcttACGAAACAGCTGCAGCCATGCATGGAGAAAGTTTGCGTAAAGGGCCTTGGCATGAGGATGAAGATGAGAGATTGATAACCTTTGTGAAACTTCTGGGAAGCCGGAGATGGGATTATGTAGCTAGAGTTTCTGGTATAATCCACAAGGAAGAACACTTGTGATGattcatttttcttgcatGAAAAGCTGTCTTTTCTTATAGAGAAGTTGTTAACTTTCAGGTCTCAAGAGAAGTGGCAAGAGTTGCAGGTTGAGGTGGCTGAACTATCTGCGTCCCAATATAAAGCATGGGCAGATCAGtgctgaagaagaaaagatcaTCCTACAACTTCATGAGCGATGGGGCAACAAGTGAGAGTCTTTCATCATcttgtattttcttttcagtttTCCTTCTCTAAAGTCTAACATACTTTTCTGCAGATGGTCAATGATTGCGCGAAGATTGCCAGGGAGAACTGATAATGAGATCAAGAACTACTGGAGAACTCATTTAAGAAAGAAAGCTCTAATTCAAGAACAAGGTGCCGTtcaatttcccttttttttgttaataccACTGGTATTAGCTCTGCCTACTTCTGCTAACAACTTCATAAGTTTTCaacagaaaattttcaatttggaGGAGACAATGGCAAACAACTTTTCTTGTTTCAAGAAGATGGTAGCAGTGCCCAAAATTACAATGGTGAAAGCTACAAGCCTTGTAAGGATATTTTGGATACAGAAAACAGTTGTTATGATGTC from Theobroma cacao cultivar B97-61/B2 chromosome 5, Criollo_cocoa_genome_V2, whole genome shotgun sequence carries:
- the LOC18598053 gene encoding uncharacterized protein LOC18598053 isoform X2, which codes for MSRKGGAPLQKDAPWRASAGKFIPKIHHSPVLRLAQTPHSNYALAVMKHPDPIGSGLATEAIVEAAGPECIVPGQIAPVRLLGVKFMDDAVNLMNKSFIDR
- the LOC18598054 gene encoding transcription factor MYB59 isoform X1; its protein translation is MVPIVCNRKKKMAYETAAAMHGESLRKGPWHEDEDERLITFVKLLGSRRWDYVARVSGLKRSGKSCRLRWLNYLRPNIKHGQISAEEEKIILQLHERWGNKWSMIARRLPGRTDNEIKNYWRTHLRKKALIQEQENFQFGGDNGKQLFLFQEDGSSAQNYNGESYKPCKDILDTENSCYDVVGLSDFTLTSSPYQTRLSDWIPEFPSDQSEIKSQHCNSSDSCYCYPAWISEENDLWGCSGSLWNME
- the LOC18598054 gene encoding transcription factor MYB59 isoform X2 translates to MAYETAAAMHGESLRKGPWHEDEDERLITFVKLLGSRRWDYVARVSGLKRSGKSCRLRWLNYLRPNIKHGQISAEEEKIILQLHERWGNKWSMIARRLPGRTDNEIKNYWRTHLRKKALIQEQENFQFGGDNGKQLFLFQEDGSSAQNYNGESYKPCKDILDTENSCYDVVGLSDFTLTSSPYQTRLSDWIPEFPSDQSEIKSQHCNSSDSCYCYPAWISEENDLWGCSGSLWNME
- the LOC18598053 gene encoding uncharacterized protein LOC18598053 isoform X1 is translated as MSRKGGAPLQKDAPWRASAGKFIPKIHHSPVLRLAQTPHSNYALAVMKHPDPIGSGLATEAIVEAAGPECIVPGQIAPVRLLGVKVWPIEVNLKFLEPVGKELKLLGKFMDDAVNLMNKSFIDR